In Wenyingzhuangia fucanilytica, the following are encoded in one genomic region:
- a CDS encoding DUF6712 family protein codes for MKIVFDKNEKGSEELKSLLGFVSADFNFNNLNTDIEHATYDVIDVIGSDIYNLITDTYLGDEPLEEAEQAQKTKYAKVMALVPKLQLPILCFALLNYEANNAVSHDGNGRLTTVGETEKLPYEWMIARDESTQRKRAYKGLDILLRELDASELPEWTDSDEYKANKALFINSVKDFSKIIKTFNSYHLLLRLQSFMEDIEQSCILPIITASVFNDLKTKIKSNNLEPADKTLLFLIQKPIAYKALADGYQVLPLEMFPYSVDGHKKKMADNSEDKEKQIHFLETKYKFHLQILADEIAKLNQVEVVVDPMPILEKNNKFVDLS; via the coding sequence ATGAAAATAGTATTTGATAAAAACGAAAAAGGTTCAGAAGAACTAAAAAGCCTATTAGGTTTTGTAAGTGCAGATTTTAATTTTAACAACCTAAACACAGATATTGAACACGCTACTTATGATGTTATTGATGTAATTGGTTCAGATATTTATAATTTAATTACAGATACTTATTTAGGGGATGAACCTTTAGAAGAAGCAGAGCAAGCACAAAAGACCAAATATGCTAAAGTAATGGCTTTGGTGCCAAAGCTACAATTGCCTATTCTTTGTTTTGCCTTGTTAAATTACGAAGCTAACAATGCTGTTTCACACGATGGAAATGGTCGTTTAACTACTGTAGGAGAAACTGAAAAACTTCCATACGAATGGATGATTGCTCGTGATGAATCTACCCAACGCAAAAGAGCCTACAAAGGTTTAGATATTTTGTTGCGTGAGTTAGATGCATCTGAATTACCAGAATGGACAGATTCTGATGAATACAAAGCAAACAAAGCATTGTTTATAAATTCTGTTAAAGATTTTTCAAAAATCATTAAAACCTTTAATTCTTACCATTTATTGCTTAGGCTACAATCTTTTATGGAAGATATAGAGCAAAGTTGCATTTTACCAATTATTACTGCTTCTGTATTTAACGATTTAAAGACTAAAATCAAATCCAATAATTTAGAACCTGCAGACAAAACATTGCTTTTTTTAATTCAAAAACCAATAGCCTACAAAGCGTTGGCAGATGGATATCAGGTATTGCCCTTAGAAATGTTTCCTTATTCCGTAGATGGGCATAAAAAAAAGATGGCCGATAATTCAGAAGATAAAGAGAAGCAAATTCATTTTTTAGAAACTAAATACAAATTCCATTTACAAATATTAGCAGATGAAATTGCCAAATTAAACCAGGTAGAAGTAGTTGTAGATCCAATGCCGATTTTGGAAAAGAATAACAAATTCGTAGACTTATCATGA
- a CDS encoding M15 family metallopeptidase translates to MAHDNITLQRIEKAHPKIREQLKADYLECNNNILGKGVRLRFSCVDRTPEEQNKLYAQGRTLPGDIVTWVKAWFSYHQYGLAFDIVLLYDNDGNGTFEEASWDLLKDGDGDKIADWEECISFFKAKGYETIPNDKPHFQKTFGYKCKELIRLKRDRDGYVIFK, encoded by the coding sequence ATGGCACACGACAACATTACACTACAAAGAATAGAAAAAGCACATCCTAAAATTAGAGAACAATTAAAAGCAGACTATTTAGAATGTAATAATAATATTTTAGGTAAAGGAGTTAGGTTGCGTTTTTCTTGCGTAGATAGAACTCCAGAAGAACAAAATAAATTATATGCACAAGGTAGAACTTTACCAGGTGATATAGTTACTTGGGTAAAAGCTTGGTTTTCTTATCACCAATACGGATTAGCTTTTGACATTGTGTTGTTATATGATAACGATGGAAATGGAACATTTGAAGAAGCTTCATGGGATCTATTAAAAGATGGTGATGGTGATAAAATTGCCGATTGGGAAGAATGTATTTCATTTTTTAAAGCAAAAGGCTATGAAACTATACCAAATGACAAACCCCACTTTCAAAAAACCTTTGGTTATAAATGCAAAGAATTAATAAGGCTAAAACGTGACCGTGATGGTTATGTAATTTTTAAATAA